A single region of the Penaeus monodon isolate SGIC_2016 chromosome 18, NSTDA_Pmon_1, whole genome shotgun sequence genome encodes:
- the LOC119584611 gene encoding caspase Dronc-like produces MKKMDVSAVRNMFKDQACPLMKGKPKVFLFNFCRGSTLESFSGQSIGDDSSSTSRSRDKVLPAQDEAPRDMLTLYASTEGFKAFRTSKGTFFARSLCQVLAAHAHNTDMVSMVHKLDQLMTARQHATTPEAQTFAFKKFFLNPLEPSDA; encoded by the exons ATGAAAAAGATGGACGTCTCTGCG GTCCGGAATATGTTCAAAGATCAGGCTTGTCCTCTCATGAAGGGAAAACCCAAGGTCTTCCTTTTCAACTTCTGCCGCGGAAGCACTCTCGAAAGCTTCTCTGGGCAAAGTATAG GCGACGATTCATCTTCGACATCGCGGAGTCGCGACAAGGTACTTCCCGCACAGGACGAAGCCCCGCGTGACATGCTAACCCTCTACGCGTCGACGGAAGGCTTCAAGGCTTTTAGGACGAGCAAAGGGACTTTTTTCGCGCGGTCCCTATGTCAAGTTCTAGCCGCCCACGCCCACAACACGGACATGGTCAGCATGGTTCACAAGCTGGACCAGCTCATGACTGCAAGACAACACGCTACAACGCCGGAGGCACAGACCTTCGCCTTCAAGAAGTTTTTCCTGAATCCATTGGAGCCTTCCGACGCATGA
- the LOC119584236 gene encoding ankyrin-3-like isoform X1 yields MSTSANARLWSSLAEGDEKGVVQALKEGAEVNQVSGGGGRPIHFAALRPSGGLTRILLNHGALCDAPDEEGFTPLMVASLNGHTEVVKELLKDGADPRIHRPDDFGGDTALHMVTNTDEVEVLRALLGAGADPNARASGMNDMTPLHFAAEKGRENLAELLAIHPSCKVNVRDARGLTPASLAKESCPNLSLYLDLCCGSKSHSDKLLIVAVRRNDAAEVRAALNEGADLSVQGPEDGGTLLHLASQGSSGQVLQILLSRGASVDAKTSQGFTPLMTAAQRGATDALVHLLAHRANPKLATSDGTTALHLALQSQDSSAVTALLDAGVDVNATTVDGSTPLHIAAASGSLGLARLLLGDCLCSVAIGGRSPAHVAREAGHLEFAKFIEKVCSESDDESTEVPQENFRVVVGQPVTPSPGVYRNLSEPYRGRVLIINYREFSEETGTRYGSERDVANLRIVFRNMGYQVEDHQDLNLEETKEVLSNFRSNENLAKVDSMFVCMLSHGIDPGYILHI; encoded by the exons ATGTCGACAAGTGCAAATGCA CGGCTCTGGTCGAGCCTGGCCGAAGGCGACGAGAAAGGGGTGGTCCAGGCCCTAAAGGAAGGGGCTGAAGTGAACCAGGTCAGCGGCGGCGGAGGTCGGCCCATTCACTTCGCTGCTCTTCGTCCTTCTGGCGGTCTCACGAGGATCCTTTTGAATCACGGCGCCCTCTGCGATGCTCCCGACGAAGAAGGATTCACGCCTCTAATGGTGGCGTCCCTGAATGGGCACACTGAGGTGGTGAAGGAGCTGCTGAAGGACGGTGCGGACCCGAGAATACATCGCCCTGATGACTTCGGCGGGGACACAGCTCTCCACATGGTCACCAACACAGACGAAGTCGAGGTGCTGAGAGCCCTGCTGGGGGCGGGGGCTGATCCTAACGCCAGGGCCAGTGGCATGAACGACATGACTCCTTTGCACTTCGCtgcggagaaggggagggagaacttGGCTGAGCTGCTCGCGATCCACCCGAGCTGCAAAGTTAATGTGAGGGACGCCCGTGGCCTCACGCCCGCCAGCCTGGCTAAGGAAAGCTGCCCGAACCTCTCACTCTATTTGGATTTGTGCTGCGGATCGAAGTCTCACTCGGACAAG CTTCTCATCGTCGCGGTCAGAAGGAATGATGCGGCGGAAGTGAGGGCAGCACTGAACGAGGGAGCGGACCTGAGTGTACAGGGTCCAGAGGATGGAGGAACCTTGCTCCACCTGGCGTCCCAAGGTTCCTCAGGGCAAGTTCTCCAGATACTTCTCTCTCGAGGCGCCTCAGTGGACGCAAAGACCAGTCAGGGATTCACACCGCTCATGACAGCGGCTCAGAGGGGCGCGACGGACGCCTTAGTGCACCTTTTGGCACATCGGGCCAATCCAAAACTGGCCACTTCTGACGGGACGACGGCACTGCACTTGGCCCTGCAAAGTCAGGACTCTTCCGCAGTGACTGCTCTCCTCGACGCCGGCGTAGACGTCAACGCTACCACGGTCGACGGGTCCACGCCATTGCACATCGCCGCTGCGTCGGGGTCCCTCGGGCTGGCTCGCCTCTTGTTGGGCGACTGCCTGTGCTCCGTTGCTATCGGGGGTCGCTCGCCTGCCCATGTGGCAAGGGAGGCCGGCCACCTGGAATTCGCCAAGTTCATCGAGAAAGTTTGCAGTGAGAGTGACGACGAAAGTACTGAG GTCCCCCAAGAGAACTTCCGCGTGGTGGTCGGCCAGCCCGTGACTCCCAGTCCAGGCGTGTACCGGAACCTCTCCGAGCCGTATCGAGGTCGAGTCCTCATCATTAACTACCGGGAATTCAGTGAGGAGACAGGCACTCGCTACGGCTCTGAAAGAGATGTAGCAAATCTCCGCATCGTGTTTAGAAAT ATGGGCTACCAAGTGGAAGATCACCAGGACCTGAATCTGGAAGAAACTAAAGAAGTGCTGAGTAACTTCAGGAGTAACGAGAATTTAGCTAAAGTTGATTCAATGTTCGTGTGCATGTTGAGTCATGGCATCGACCCGGGATACATTCTACACATCTGA
- the LOC119584236 gene encoding ankyrin-3-like isoform X2, with amino-acid sequence MSTSANARLWSSLAEGDEKGVVQALKEGAEVNQVSGGGGRPIHFAALRPSGGLTRILLNHGALCDAPDEEGFTPLMVASLNGHTEVVKELLKDGADPRIHRPDDFGGDTALHMVTNTDEVEVLRALLGAGADPNARASGMNDMTPLHFAAEKGRENLAELLAIHPSCKVNVRDARGLTPASLAKESCPNLSLYLDLCCGSKSHSDKLLIVAVRRNDAAEVRAALNEGADLSVQGPEDGGTLLHLASQGSSGQVLQILLSRGASVDAKTSQGFTPLMTAAQRGATDALVHLLAHRANPKLATSDGTTALHLALQSQDSSAVTALLDAGVDVNATTVDGSTPLHIAAASGSLGLARLLLGDCLCSVAIGGRSPAHVAREAGHLEFAKFIEKVCSESDDESTEVPDLKRSRSEEHFAKRS; translated from the exons ATGTCGACAAGTGCAAATGCA CGGCTCTGGTCGAGCCTGGCCGAAGGCGACGAGAAAGGGGTGGTCCAGGCCCTAAAGGAAGGGGCTGAAGTGAACCAGGTCAGCGGCGGCGGAGGTCGGCCCATTCACTTCGCTGCTCTTCGTCCTTCTGGCGGTCTCACGAGGATCCTTTTGAATCACGGCGCCCTCTGCGATGCTCCCGACGAAGAAGGATTCACGCCTCTAATGGTGGCGTCCCTGAATGGGCACACTGAGGTGGTGAAGGAGCTGCTGAAGGACGGTGCGGACCCGAGAATACATCGCCCTGATGACTTCGGCGGGGACACAGCTCTCCACATGGTCACCAACACAGACGAAGTCGAGGTGCTGAGAGCCCTGCTGGGGGCGGGGGCTGATCCTAACGCCAGGGCCAGTGGCATGAACGACATGACTCCTTTGCACTTCGCtgcggagaaggggagggagaacttGGCTGAGCTGCTCGCGATCCACCCGAGCTGCAAAGTTAATGTGAGGGACGCCCGTGGCCTCACGCCCGCCAGCCTGGCTAAGGAAAGCTGCCCGAACCTCTCACTCTATTTGGATTTGTGCTGCGGATCGAAGTCTCACTCGGACAAG CTTCTCATCGTCGCGGTCAGAAGGAATGATGCGGCGGAAGTGAGGGCAGCACTGAACGAGGGAGCGGACCTGAGTGTACAGGGTCCAGAGGATGGAGGAACCTTGCTCCACCTGGCGTCCCAAGGTTCCTCAGGGCAAGTTCTCCAGATACTTCTCTCTCGAGGCGCCTCAGTGGACGCAAAGACCAGTCAGGGATTCACACCGCTCATGACAGCGGCTCAGAGGGGCGCGACGGACGCCTTAGTGCACCTTTTGGCACATCGGGCCAATCCAAAACTGGCCACTTCTGACGGGACGACGGCACTGCACTTGGCCCTGCAAAGTCAGGACTCTTCCGCAGTGACTGCTCTCCTCGACGCCGGCGTAGACGTCAACGCTACCACGGTCGACGGGTCCACGCCATTGCACATCGCCGCTGCGTCGGGGTCCCTCGGGCTGGCTCGCCTCTTGTTGGGCGACTGCCTGTGCTCCGTTGCTATCGGGGGTCGCTCGCCTGCCCATGTGGCAAGGGAGGCCGGCCACCTGGAATTCGCCAAGTTCATCGAGAAAGTTTGCAGTGAGAGTGACGACGAAAGTACTGAGGTGCCCGATCTTAAGAGAAGCCGTTCCGAAGAACATTTTGCAAAACGTTCTTAA
- the LOC119584237 gene encoding DNA-directed RNA polymerase II subunit RPB11-like, whose amino-acid sequence MNAPPTFESFLLFEGEKKIIKEVDTKVPNAAIYTINKEDHTLGNMIRMQLLKDPNVIFTGYKNPHPLEHKVLLRIQTSDASYTPHDAFMNAITDLISELSLLEERFREAIREKKEGFD is encoded by the exons ATGAATGCTCCGCCGACATTCGAATCATTTCTTCTCttcgagggagaaaagaaaattatcaaaGAAGTGGATACGAAG GTTCCAAATGCTGCCATTTACACTATCAACAAGGAGGATCACACCCTAGGCAACATGATTCGTATGCAGCTGCTGAAGGACCCTAATGTAATCTTCACTGGGTATAAGAACCCTCATCCTCTCGAGCATAAAGTGTTGCTCAGAATACAG ACTTCAGATGCCAGTTACACCCCACATGACGCCTTCATGAACGCCATCACAGACTTGATATCCGAACTCTCCCTTCTCGAGGAAAGATTCAGAGAAGCCAtccgagagaagaaagaaggatttGACTAA